The following are from one region of the Archangium lipolyticum genome:
- a CDS encoding discoidin domain-containing protein: MLGILGVMLTGMMPGLSAAQSGSTGPRYFGYYASAASWVGTGNYTAATSDHANVTWIAYPGLGDNTVAVNWHLERLREAQGFGMGGVLDVTGLFFDLGNTTRAPRYLRSDHLTRWQNYANQIAPYLGSVTAFYLLDEPYLHVRGDKAGIRDAINTVARAIKDRFPGKPVATIFDYASIQDDGTTYPSFEAAGLPSEIDWLGVDCYYTGSSFESCGGRSLVWYTNRLKQKMTASQRLILVPQAAYFGTQNQQPTALAAQATLLCRIEKEVAMALGDPRFIGIFPFTYQSQHLDYGGGIREDWIGPEHLPLVRRQYARIGNHVRSGTPLRAHPCAVSASQTYAGSVPENVVDGDSNTVWNAGAGANSGAGQRQWIELDLGDRTTVTRLRLQVEQAPAGPTHHIIYGGPTPNPQAEIGRFQQSTQALQWLELTGTLHDIRYVRIVTVDSPSWVSWREIEVYRAVPPSRVYALPVTASHNDNLTLLDLADANLQTLWQGGGFPARWVELDLGQVITARKIRLLPDQTPSGYTVHEIRGGASPNPTTLLGTLSGTTSTGQWIELNSGVGGIRYLRVLTTMSPSWVSWWEIEVYR; encoded by the coding sequence GTGCTCGGGATTCTGGGAGTGATGCTCACGGGCATGATGCCCGGGCTCTCGGCGGCTCAGAGCGGGAGCACCGGTCCGCGATACTTTGGCTACTACGCCAGTGCCGCGAGCTGGGTGGGCACCGGCAATTACACGGCGGCCACCAGCGACCATGCCAACGTCACCTGGATCGCGTACCCTGGCCTGGGCGACAACACCGTGGCCGTGAACTGGCACCTCGAACGCCTGCGGGAAGCCCAGGGCTTCGGCATGGGCGGTGTGCTCGACGTCACCGGCCTCTTCTTCGACCTGGGCAACACGACCAGAGCCCCCCGCTATCTCCGCTCCGACCACCTGACGCGCTGGCAGAACTACGCCAACCAGATCGCCCCCTACCTCGGGTCCGTGACGGCTTTCTACCTGCTCGACGAGCCCTATCTGCATGTCCGCGGTGACAAGGCCGGTATCCGCGACGCCATCAACACGGTGGCCCGGGCCATCAAGGACCGGTTCCCCGGCAAGCCCGTCGCTACCATCTTCGACTACGCCTCCATCCAGGACGATGGCACCACGTATCCGTCCTTCGAGGCCGCGGGCCTTCCCTCGGAGATCGATTGGCTCGGCGTGGACTGCTACTACACCGGCTCCTCATTCGAGTCGTGCGGTGGCCGCTCACTCGTCTGGTACACGAATCGGCTCAAGCAGAAGATGACGGCCTCGCAGCGGCTCATCCTCGTGCCCCAGGCCGCGTACTTCGGGACCCAGAACCAGCAGCCCACCGCCCTCGCCGCCCAGGCGACCCTGCTGTGCCGCATCGAGAAGGAAGTCGCCATGGCCCTGGGGGATCCCCGCTTCATCGGCATCTTTCCGTTCACCTACCAGTCGCAGCACCTCGACTACGGTGGCGGCATCCGCGAGGACTGGATTGGCCCGGAGCACCTTCCGCTCGTCCGTCGCCAGTATGCCCGCATTGGCAATCACGTCCGTTCCGGCACGCCCCTGCGCGCCCATCCCTGCGCGGTGTCCGCATCCCAGACATACGCGGGCTCGGTGCCCGAGAACGTCGTCGATGGGGACTCCAATACCGTCTGGAACGCGGGGGCGGGCGCCAACTCCGGGGCAGGACAGCGGCAGTGGATCGAACTGGACCTCGGGGATCGCACGACGGTGACCCGGCTGCGGCTTCAGGTCGAGCAGGCTCCCGCCGGACCCACCCACCACATCATCTATGGCGGTCCCACGCCCAATCCCCAGGCGGAGATCGGGCGCTTCCAACAGTCCACCCAGGCACTGCAATGGCTGGAGCTGACGGGAACACTGCATGACATCCGCTACGTGCGAATCGTGACGGTGGACAGTCCGTCGTGGGTGTCCTGGCGGGAGATCGAGGTCTACCGCGCGGTGCCGCCGTCCCGGGTGTATGCCCTGCCCGTAACGGCCTCCCACAATGACAACCTGACCCTGCTCGATCTGGCGGACGCGAACCTCCAGACCCTCTGGCAGGGTGGAGGCTTCCCCGCGCGATGGGTGGAGTTGGACCTGGGCCAGGTCATCACCGCCCGGAAGATCCGCCTGCTCCCCGATCAGACGCCGAGCGGATACACCGTGCATGAGATTCGCGGAGGCGCCTCGCCCAACCCCACTACCCTGCTTGGCACCCTGAGTGGGACGACCTCAACGGGCCAGTGGATCGAGCTGAACAGCGGCGTCGGAGGCATCCGCTACCTGCGCGTGCTCACCACCATGAGCCCCTCCTGGGTGTCCTGGTGGGAGATCGAGGTGTATCGCTAA
- a CDS encoding SGNH/GDSL hydrolase family protein, translating to MRSGRHRPHAGYASLLALLSLVLLPLSAAAQQTSTVLQLGTPSLSASPGQNVTLAMRFNAVPMAEDYSVFVHFVDSNGTNHSGPDADHLPPVGTSRWSGAVAYNHTVTLPASMPHGTYSIRVGLFQNHSPWGRAALTRGTGVTVDDQLRYTVGTLTVGSQPSTTSTVLRLGSPSLSSRPGQAVTLAMRFNAVPMAEDYYVFVHFVDQNGVQHSTLNADHLPPVGTSQWSGAIAYNISKTLPIQLTSGTYTLRVGLYSMAAPNNRIPLTPGSGVTADGEGRYIVGTLTVTSTSEVVDYYGDSTVWGYKTGVGTRVSKPAPAAFAEALPQVQVRNEGVSGTTACGLLNGTDGVHPAWSTQMSNSNATTVIINHAINDQWTYSLATYKSCLTSLAQGAKSRGKRVIFETPNPTRDSGGGLETYVAAMKEVAAQQQLSVIDQYQYLLDYLNGRSPYDICPDGLHPSDAVYEMKGRYAADVFKTLP from the coding sequence ATGAGGTCAGGTAGACACCGTCCGCACGCGGGATACGCGTCGCTGCTCGCATTGCTGTCCCTGGTGCTGCTCCCGCTGTCGGCCGCTGCTCAGCAGACGTCCACCGTGCTGCAGCTCGGAACGCCGAGCCTGTCCGCCTCGCCCGGGCAGAACGTGACGCTGGCGATGCGGTTCAACGCCGTGCCAATGGCCGAGGACTACTCCGTCTTCGTCCACTTCGTGGATTCGAACGGGACGAACCACTCCGGGCCTGACGCCGACCACCTGCCGCCGGTGGGCACCTCGAGGTGGAGTGGCGCCGTTGCGTACAACCACACCGTGACGCTCCCGGCCTCCATGCCGCATGGCACCTACTCCATCCGGGTCGGGCTCTTCCAGAACCACTCGCCGTGGGGCCGCGCCGCGCTGACGAGGGGAACCGGCGTCACCGTGGACGATCAGCTCCGCTATACCGTGGGGACGCTCACCGTGGGCAGCCAGCCTTCCACCACCTCCACGGTGCTGCGCTTGGGCAGCCCGAGCCTGTCCTCGCGGCCCGGACAGGCCGTGACGCTGGCCATGCGGTTCAACGCCGTGCCGATGGCCGAGGACTACTATGTCTTCGTCCACTTCGTGGATCAGAACGGCGTGCAGCACTCCACGCTCAATGCCGACCACCTGCCGCCCGTGGGCACCTCCCAGTGGAGCGGTGCCATTGCCTACAACATCAGCAAGACCCTCCCCATCCAGCTCACGTCAGGGACGTACACCCTCCGCGTGGGGCTCTATTCCATGGCCGCCCCCAACAACCGCATCCCGCTGACACCCGGGAGCGGTGTCACGGCGGATGGCGAGGGCCGCTACATCGTCGGGACGCTCACCGTCACGTCCACGTCGGAGGTCGTCGATTACTACGGGGATTCGACGGTATGGGGCTACAAGACCGGCGTGGGAACCCGCGTCTCGAAGCCGGCCCCCGCGGCGTTCGCGGAAGCCCTGCCCCAGGTACAGGTGCGCAACGAAGGGGTCAGTGGCACGACCGCCTGTGGATTGCTCAATGGCACCGATGGCGTCCATCCCGCCTGGAGCACACAGATGTCCAACAGCAATGCCACGACCGTCATCATCAACCACGCCATCAATGACCAGTGGACCTACAGCCTCGCCACCTACAAGTCGTGCCTGACGAGCCTGGCTCAGGGAGCGAAGAGCCGCGGGAAGAGGGTGATCTTCGAGACGCCTAATCCCACGCGTGACAGTGGCGGCGGACTGGAGACGTATGTGGCGGCGATGAAGGAGGTCGCGGCACAGCAACAGCTCTCCGTCATCGACCAGTACCAATACCTGCTCGACTACCTGAACGGTCGAAGCCCCTATGACATCTGTCCGGATGGTCTCCATCCCTCGGATGCGGTCTACGAGATGAAGGGAAGGTACGCAGCCGACGTATTCAAGACGCTTCCTTGA
- a CDS encoding succinylglutamate desuccinylase/aspartoacylase family protein, whose product MRRTPRGWVPYAARWYGLILMMMLPLAGAASAQAPRGDFALGPIVARPGTAASGQLPIPDGVDPGTFIPITLLHGARPGPVLALIAGVHGSEYTPILALQRVRPRIDPSRLAGTVILVHAANVPAFFGRTVYIGPVDGKNLNRSFPGKPEGTITERIAHALTEQILRRADFVVDLHAGDANEALHPWTGYYAKHGTPEVIARSRQMAIAFGVEHIVMFPMENLNIDQALYTGAAAVALGKPSFDVEVGGLGRTTPEQLALVERGVLGLLRHLRMLDGPPAPAKNPIFIERRANLKSEVEGLFYPTVEAGQRVKAGTLLGYVTDFFGNRIAEHRAPHGGVVLVLFGTPPVRPGETVAVVGEVSPGARMSTPSKSTTE is encoded by the coding sequence ATGAGACGAACGCCTCGAGGATGGGTGCCATACGCGGCCCGCTGGTATGGACTGATACTGATGATGATGCTGCCCCTGGCGGGTGCCGCTTCCGCCCAGGCCCCTCGCGGTGATTTCGCCCTCGGGCCCATCGTGGCCAGGCCGGGCACCGCGGCATCCGGCCAGCTGCCCATCCCGGATGGCGTGGACCCGGGAACCTTCATTCCCATCACCCTCCTCCACGGCGCGCGGCCGGGTCCCGTGCTGGCGCTGATCGCGGGTGTGCATGGCTCCGAGTACACGCCCATCCTGGCGCTCCAGCGCGTACGGCCCCGGATCGATCCCAGCCGGCTCGCGGGGACGGTCATCCTGGTGCACGCCGCCAATGTCCCGGCGTTCTTCGGGCGGACCGTCTACATCGGCCCGGTGGACGGGAAGAACCTGAACCGGAGCTTCCCGGGGAAGCCGGAGGGCACCATCACCGAACGCATCGCGCATGCGCTGACGGAGCAGATCCTCCGCCGCGCCGACTTCGTGGTGGACCTGCACGCCGGAGACGCGAACGAGGCGCTCCACCCCTGGACCGGCTACTACGCGAAACACGGGACACCCGAGGTGATCGCCCGCTCGCGGCAGATGGCGATCGCCTTCGGAGTGGAGCACATCGTGATGTTTCCGATGGAGAACCTGAACATCGACCAGGCCCTCTACACGGGCGCGGCGGCGGTGGCGCTCGGCAAGCCCTCATTCGACGTGGAGGTGGGCGGGCTCGGACGGACGACCCCGGAGCAGCTCGCCCTCGTCGAGCGTGGCGTCCTCGGTCTGCTGAGGCACCTGAGAATGCTCGACGGCCCACCAGCCCCGGCGAAGAATCCGATCTTCATTGAGCGACGCGCGAACCTGAAGAGCGAGGTGGAAGGACTCTTCTACCCCACCGTCGAAGCCGGGCAACGGGTGAAAGCAGGCACACTCCTGGGCTACGTGACCGACTTCTTCGGCAACCGCATCGCCGAGCACCGGGCACCACACGGGGGTGTCGTCCTCGTCCTCTTCGGGACGCCGCCCGTCCGCCCGGGTGAGACAGTCGCTGTCGTGGGCGAGGTGTCACCCGGAGCGCGGATGTCGACACCGTCGAAATCCACAACCGAATGA
- a CDS encoding Ig-like domain-containing protein: MIRRLFLMFGLTVLAGCAEETPETPIEPPMGTAHSALTATYNSTLRVPWCGSISSSCSSGSLLNGRGSIGPERNAPNTINGSCIDGNAGTYTTSESLESLSVGTLDGTPMATNKPVQIIAEFYVSSAYWDSLDLYYATNANSPTWTYLTTLYGSRTGYQSVSTIYTLPEGSLQAIRGRFSYRSSDPSPCSGGSSSYTDHDDLVFAVSSAPSDTTPPSVSLTSPVAGATVPQAISMTANATDDMGVARVEFFGDGVWVGTDATAPYSFVWNTSPGPHTLYAKAYDTAENVSTSASVSIQSNIAPSVWFISPEPNAFFVDTFHVVAGASDDAAVTQVQFLVGGVVRATDTTAPYEADLSTNGVHTVTARAFDAVGNTSDANITIRNDTAAPQVAITHPVSSQLVSKTVNITVNAIDDVETQRVEFFADEVPLGTDSTAPYSLTWDTRPLQSGPHARTVKLRARVYDLAGRFADSALSVSVLNDNTPPTVSLTAPVEGQVVAESVAISATAFDDMKLQSVQFSVDGSAIALDSFAPYGASWNSRSIANGVHTLTATATDSQGNTATHSIQIVVDNDVSPPVVEISAPAAGSLVEGTVTVTANASDNRAVTKVEFLLNGKPLGTDTTEPWSIAWNTRSSGSNGPMSLSARAHDAAGNVTTSALTNVTVDNDWSAPVLSLTAPAANAIVSGTIQVTATATDNRAVTRVEFFVNSVPILTQTSGPYGFAWDTTLFEEGTKLLEARAYDAAGYIAWASVVVTVRNDSTPPEVSLTGPAAGASLSGIVSLSATATDNFRVSRVEFLVDGVVVGSDTSSPYSINWNSASVANGTHSVMARAWDARLSSTTPGVSVEVSNSGPVGEASTMR; the protein is encoded by the coding sequence GTGATCCGCCGCCTGTTCTTGATGTTCGGCCTGACCGTGCTTGCCGGGTGCGCCGAAGAGACGCCCGAAACGCCCATCGAGCCCCCCATGGGGACTGCCCATTCGGCGCTGACAGCAACCTACAACTCGACGCTGCGAGTCCCGTGGTGCGGCTCGATCTCGAGCTCCTGTTCCTCTGGCTCGCTCCTCAACGGCCGGGGTTCGATTGGCCCGGAGCGCAACGCGCCGAACACGATCAACGGCTCCTGCATCGACGGCAACGCAGGCACCTACACGACCAGCGAGTCGTTGGAATCCCTGTCGGTCGGCACCCTCGACGGGACCCCAATGGCCACGAACAAACCGGTCCAGATCATCGCGGAATTCTACGTGTCGAGCGCCTACTGGGACAGCCTCGACCTGTACTACGCCACCAACGCGAACAGCCCGACCTGGACCTATCTCACCACGCTCTACGGTTCGCGCACGGGCTACCAGAGCGTGAGCACGATCTACACGCTGCCCGAGGGCTCGCTTCAGGCCATTCGTGGCCGGTTCTCCTACCGTTCCAGTGACCCGTCACCCTGTTCGGGCGGTTCGAGCTCATATACCGACCACGATGACCTCGTGTTCGCGGTGAGCTCCGCACCTTCCGATACCACCCCCCCTTCGGTCTCGCTCACGTCTCCAGTGGCGGGTGCCACCGTGCCGCAGGCCATCTCGATGACCGCGAACGCCACCGACGACATGGGCGTGGCCCGGGTCGAGTTCTTCGGAGACGGCGTGTGGGTCGGAACGGACGCGACGGCGCCGTACTCGTTCGTCTGGAACACGAGCCCCGGACCGCACACCTTGTACGCCAAGGCGTACGACACGGCGGAAAACGTCAGCACCTCGGCGTCGGTCTCCATCCAGTCGAACATCGCGCCTTCCGTCTGGTTCATCTCGCCCGAACCCAACGCGTTCTTCGTCGACACCTTCCACGTGGTCGCCGGCGCCAGCGATGACGCGGCGGTGACCCAGGTGCAGTTCCTCGTTGGCGGGGTGGTTCGCGCCACGGATACGACCGCACCGTACGAAGCGGACCTGTCCACCAATGGTGTCCACACCGTCACCGCGCGCGCGTTCGACGCCGTCGGCAACACCTCGGATGCGAACATCACCATCCGCAACGACACGGCGGCGCCGCAGGTGGCCATCACCCACCCGGTCTCCTCGCAGCTCGTTTCCAAGACCGTGAACATCACCGTGAACGCGATCGACGACGTGGAGACGCAGCGGGTGGAGTTCTTCGCCGACGAGGTGCCTCTTGGGACGGATTCGACCGCCCCGTACAGTCTCACGTGGGATACGCGGCCGCTGCAGAGTGGCCCCCATGCGCGGACGGTCAAGTTGAGGGCACGTGTGTATGATCTCGCCGGCCGGTTCGCCGACTCGGCCCTTTCCGTCAGCGTTCTCAACGACAACACCCCGCCCACGGTGAGTCTGACCGCACCGGTGGAGGGGCAGGTGGTCGCGGAGTCGGTGGCAATCTCGGCCACCGCTTTCGACGACATGAAACTGCAGTCAGTCCAGTTCTCGGTGGATGGCTCGGCCATCGCGCTCGACTCTTTTGCTCCGTACGGGGCCAGCTGGAATTCGCGTTCGATCGCCAATGGCGTGCATACGTTGACCGCGACCGCGACCGACAGCCAGGGCAACACCGCCACCCACAGCATTCAGATCGTGGTGGACAACGATGTGAGCCCTCCGGTCGTCGAGATCAGCGCTCCCGCCGCGGGCTCCCTCGTCGAGGGGACCGTCACCGTGACCGCCAACGCTTCCGACAACCGCGCAGTCACGAAGGTCGAGTTCCTGTTGAACGGGAAGCCTCTCGGGACGGACACGACCGAGCCGTGGAGCATCGCCTGGAACACGCGCTCGTCGGGTTCCAACGGTCCGATGAGCCTGAGCGCGCGGGCCCATGACGCGGCAGGGAACGTCACCACCTCCGCGCTGACGAACGTCACCGTCGACAACGACTGGTCGGCGCCGGTGCTCTCCCTGACCGCCCCGGCCGCGAACGCGATCGTCAGTGGGACGATCCAGGTCACCGCGACAGCCACGGACAATCGCGCGGTGACCCGGGTCGAGTTCTTCGTCAATAGCGTGCCGATCCTGACCCAGACCTCGGGGCCGTACGGATTCGCCTGGGATACCACCTTGTTCGAGGAGGGGACGAAACTGCTGGAGGCGCGGGCCTACGACGCGGCCGGGTACATTGCGTGGGCGTCGGTGGTGGTGACCGTCCGGAACGACTCGACTCCGCCGGAGGTCTCGCTGACCGGGCCGGCGGCAGGTGCGTCCCTCTCTGGGATTGTCTCCCTGAGCGCGACCGCCACCGACAATTTCAGGGTCTCCCGGGTCGAGTTCCTCGTGGATGGAGTCGTCGTCGGAAGCGACACCTCGAGCCCCTATTCGATCAATTGGAACTCCGCGAGCGTCGCGAATGGAACGCACTCCGTCATGGCCCGGGCCTGGGACGCAAGGCTCAGCAGTACGACGCCTGGGGTGAGCGTCGAGGTCTCCAACAGCGGTCCGGTGGGCGAGGCGAGCACGATGCGGTAA
- a CDS encoding Kelch repeat-containing protein — MYQRGFIPLPWLAAAWMVIVSGCGPRHSADPGGSIQSGDGRGEVVGSSLQSISAPSNSWSVIGGLSWARESHTATLLPSGKVLLIGGTPRPGEGSATEIFDPETKLSLLGGPLVEMVGDRAFHTATLLPSGKVLVAGGATASAELYDPETRTSTRTGSMAEVRSAHTATLLPSGKVLVVGGYGLGGAGSATAELYDPVTGTWSPAGTLAAPHRAHTATLLPSGKVLVAGGATTAVELYEPQTGAWTSTSALDVARSWHASVLLPSGSVLVVGGEVAGEALATARVYDPAAGTWTSTGAMASPRAHISATTLVLPSGLVMVAGGRDYRYTGSERGELYDPATGTWMLNGSAASRGTATLLPSNKVLVAGGEADSFGVRMYDLATGEWSSSTVAWTSSRYTYTATRLSSGQVLLVGGLDARGMLYDPVTRTWMSAGYTVERQGHTSTLLSSGKVLVAGGESYFYTPPQQLFDPVTGRWTYLAGMTMVRSRHTATLLPSGKVLVAGGLTGDYFGQVTNTAELYDPETNTWTPTGSMALARSSHSATLLPTGKVLVTGDGQNTPELYDPETGTWTPTANTLESFFIYEATVLPSGKVLATGSQHAELYDPETDTWAPTGSMVASHGGAYTTTVLPSGKVLLVGGGSSLAHSVELYDPETGTWTPAANAGFIHSQHTATLLPTGEVLVAGSLASSVATIMLYTP, encoded by the coding sequence ATGTATCAAAGGGGGTTCATACCGCTACCCTGGCTGGCGGCGGCGTGGATGGTGATTGTCTCGGGTTGTGGGCCGCGGCATTCCGCCGACCCGGGTGGTTCGATTCAGTCGGGCGACGGGCGCGGCGAGGTGGTGGGTTCTTCCCTCCAATCCATCTCCGCGCCCTCCAACTCGTGGAGCGTCATCGGCGGGTTGAGCTGGGCCCGGGAGTCCCATACGGCGACGCTGCTGCCCTCGGGCAAGGTGCTCCTGATTGGCGGGACGCCCCGGCCTGGCGAGGGCAGTGCAACGGAGATCTTCGACCCGGAGACGAAGCTCTCCCTCCTCGGCGGTCCGCTGGTGGAGATGGTGGGGGATCGCGCGTTCCACACCGCCACGCTGCTGCCCTCGGGCAAGGTGTTGGTGGCGGGGGGCGCAACGGCCTCGGCGGAGCTGTATGACCCGGAGACGAGAACGTCGACCCGGACGGGCTCCATGGCCGAGGTCCGTTCCGCGCATACGGCGACGCTGCTGCCCTCGGGCAAGGTGCTGGTGGTGGGCGGTTACGGACTCGGAGGCGCGGGTTCGGCGACGGCGGAGCTGTACGACCCGGTGACGGGCACGTGGAGCCCGGCGGGCACCCTGGCCGCCCCGCACCGGGCCCACACGGCGACGCTGCTGCCCTCGGGCAAGGTGCTGGTGGCGGGGGGCGCGACGACGGCGGTGGAGCTGTACGAGCCCCAGACGGGAGCGTGGACCTCCACCTCGGCCCTGGACGTCGCCCGCTCCTGGCACGCGTCGGTGCTATTGCCTTCGGGCTCGGTGCTGGTGGTGGGAGGGGAGGTCGCCGGTGAGGCACTGGCGACGGCGCGGGTGTATGACCCGGCGGCGGGCACGTGGACCTCGACGGGGGCCATGGCCAGTCCTCGCGCTCACATCTCGGCCACGACGCTGGTGCTGCCCTCGGGGCTGGTGATGGTCGCCGGAGGACGCGATTACCGGTACACGGGTTCCGAAAGGGGAGAGCTGTACGACCCGGCGACGGGAACCTGGATGCTCAATGGCTCGGCCGCTAGCCGAGGCACGGCGACGCTGCTGCCCTCGAACAAGGTGCTGGTCGCCGGAGGCGAGGCCGACAGCTTCGGCGTGCGGATGTATGACCTGGCGACGGGGGAATGGAGCAGCTCCACCGTCGCCTGGACCAGCAGCCGCTACACCTATACGGCGACGCGACTGTCTTCGGGCCAGGTCCTGCTGGTCGGAGGCCTCGATGCCAGGGGGATGCTGTACGACCCCGTGACGAGGACCTGGATGTCCGCGGGTTACACGGTCGAGCGCCAGGGGCATACGTCGACGCTGTTGTCCTCGGGCAAGGTGCTGGTGGCGGGGGGTGAATCCTATTTCTACACCCCCCCGCAGCAGCTGTTCGATCCGGTAACGGGACGGTGGACCTACCTGGCCGGGATGACCATGGTTCGTTCCAGGCATACAGCGACGCTGCTGCCCTCGGGCAAGGTGTTGGTGGCCGGAGGTCTCACCGGGGACTATTTCGGGCAGGTGACGAACACGGCGGAGCTGTACGACCCGGAGACGAACACGTGGACCCCCACGGGCTCCATGGCCCTGGCCCGCTCCAGTCACTCGGCGACGCTGCTTCCCACGGGCAAGGTGCTGGTCACCGGAGATGGGCAGAACACGCCGGAGTTGTACGACCCGGAGACGGGGACATGGACCCCGACAGCCAACACGCTCGAGTCGTTCTTCATCTACGAGGCGACGGTGCTGCCCTCGGGCAAGGTCCTGGCCACCGGCTCACAGCATGCGGAGCTGTACGATCCAGAGACGGATACGTGGGCTCCGACAGGCTCCATGGTCGCATCCCACGGCGGCGCATACACGACGACGGTGCTGCCCTCGGGCAAGGTGCTGCTGGTGGGAGGCGGTTCATCCCTCGCCCATAGCGTGGAGTTGTATGACCCGGAGACGGGCACGTGGACTCCCGCTGCGAATGCGGGGTTCATCCACTCGCAGCACACCGCGACGCTGCTTCCCACCGGAGAGGTGCTGGTGGCGGGGAGCCTCGCCTCCTCGGTGGCCACGATCATGCTCTACACGCCCTGA